The following are from one region of the Capsicum annuum cultivar UCD-10X-F1 chromosome 1, UCD10Xv1.1, whole genome shotgun sequence genome:
- the LOC107841168 gene encoding uncharacterized protein LOC107841168 isoform X5 produces MRYWDAILFTLQVHGLFRALEEENKICADYSSGSDIMFQARACEWLFSLEEVQWVVVESSNAARLIMIFLDSSHSDASTEDIQKDLSPMIMQLSLGNFDDEAKISWRK; encoded by the exons ATGAGATATTGGGATGCTATCCTTTTTACTCTACAGGTACACGGACTCTTTCGAGcacttgaagaagaaaataaaatatgtgcAGATTATTCCAGTGGTTCTGATATAAT GTTTCAGGCTCGAGCTTGTGAATGGTTGTTTTCTTTAGAAGAAGTACAATGGGTAGTTGTTGAAAGCTCCAATGCTGCTCGTCTAATAATG ATTTTCTTGGATTCTAGCCATTCGGACGCCAGTACGGAAGATATCCAG aaagaTCTCTCTCCTATGATAATGCAATTGTCACTGGGAAATTTTGATGATGAAGCTAAGATATC GTGGAGAAAATGA
- the LOC107841168 gene encoding uncharacterized protein LOC107841168 isoform X2, protein MRYWDAILFTLQVHGLFRALEEENKICADYSSGSDIMFQARACEWLFSLEEVQWVVVESSNAARLIMIFLDSSHSDASTEDIQKDLSPMIMQLSLGNFDDEAKISFMEASDGIKQRKIIQEISEAFFNQLSLHDIIYMTYSFYPSCMTCLK, encoded by the exons ATGAGATATTGGGATGCTATCCTTTTTACTCTACAGGTACACGGACTCTTTCGAGcacttgaagaagaaaataaaatatgtgcAGATTATTCCAGTGGTTCTGATATAAT GTTTCAGGCTCGAGCTTGTGAATGGTTGTTTTCTTTAGAAGAAGTACAATGGGTAGTTGTTGAAAGCTCCAATGCTGCTCGTCTAATAATG ATTTTCTTGGATTCTAGCCATTCGGACGCCAGTACGGAAGATATCCAG aaagaTCTCTCTCCTATGATAATGCAATTGTCACTGGGAAATTTTGATGATGAAGCTAAGATATC TTTCATGGAAGCAAGTGATGGAATCAAGCAGCGAAAGATTATTCAAGAGATTAGTGAAGCTTTTTTTAATCAATTATCGTTACATGATATCATTTATATGACTTATTCTTTTTACCCAAGTTGCATGACATGTTTAAAATAG
- the LOC107841168 gene encoding uncharacterized protein LOC107841168 isoform X1, producing MRYWDAILFTLQVHGLFRALEEENKICADYSSGSDIMFQARACEWLFSLEEVQWVVVESSNAARLIMIFLDSSHSDASTEDIQKDLSPMIMQLSLGNFDDEAKISYLAVEAKVTVVAHEHMLPRIEASSGLSFWCYSVSDKVLSLELDPDLLAFCARSCLSEQTEG from the exons ATGAGATATTGGGATGCTATCCTTTTTACTCTACAGGTACACGGACTCTTTCGAGcacttgaagaagaaaataaaatatgtgcAGATTATTCCAGTGGTTCTGATATAAT GTTTCAGGCTCGAGCTTGTGAATGGTTGTTTTCTTTAGAAGAAGTACAATGGGTAGTTGTTGAAAGCTCCAATGCTGCTCGTCTAATAATG ATTTTCTTGGATTCTAGCCATTCGGACGCCAGTACGGAAGATATCCAG aaagaTCTCTCTCCTATGATAATGCAATTGTCACTGGGAAATTTTGATGATGAAGCTAAGATATC CTATCTTGCTGTTGAAGCAAAAGTTACTGTTGTAGCACACGAGCACATGTTACCCAGAATTGAAGCAAGCAGTGGTCTTAGCTTTTGGTGTTACTCGGTAAGTGATAAAGTACTATCACTAGAACTTGACCCTGACCTGCTTGCATTTTGTGCTCGTTCTTGTTTATCAGAACAAACTGAAGGTTAG
- the LOC107841168 gene encoding uncharacterized protein LOC107841168 isoform X4, with product MFQARACEWLFSLEEVQWVVVESSNAARLIMIFLDSSHSDASTEDIQKDLSPMIMQLSLGNFDDEAKISYLAVEAKVTVVAHEHMLPRIEASSGLSFWCYSVSDKVLSLELDPDLLAFCARSCLSEQTEG from the exons AT GTTTCAGGCTCGAGCTTGTGAATGGTTGTTTTCTTTAGAAGAAGTACAATGGGTAGTTGTTGAAAGCTCCAATGCTGCTCGTCTAATAATG ATTTTCTTGGATTCTAGCCATTCGGACGCCAGTACGGAAGATATCCAG aaagaTCTCTCTCCTATGATAATGCAATTGTCACTGGGAAATTTTGATGATGAAGCTAAGATATC CTATCTTGCTGTTGAAGCAAAAGTTACTGTTGTAGCACACGAGCACATGTTACCCAGAATTGAAGCAAGCAGTGGTCTTAGCTTTTGGTGTTACTCGGTAAGTGATAAAGTACTATCACTAGAACTTGACCCTGACCTGCTTGCATTTTGTGCTCGTTCTTGTTTATCAGAACAAACTGAAGGTTAG
- the LOC107841168 gene encoding uncharacterized protein LOC107841168 isoform X3 has product MPARTLDLLHMIMLCFLFQRFQARACEWLFSLEEVQWVVVESSNAARLIMIFLDSSHSDASTEDIQKDLSPMIMQLSLGNFDDEAKISYLAVEAKVTVVAHEHMLPRIEASSGLSFWCYSVSDKVLSLELDPDLLAFCARSCLSEQTEG; this is encoded by the exons ATGCCCGCAAGGACTTTAGACCTTTTACATATGATTATGTTGTGTTTCTTGTTCCAAAG GTTTCAGGCTCGAGCTTGTGAATGGTTGTTTTCTTTAGAAGAAGTACAATGGGTAGTTGTTGAAAGCTCCAATGCTGCTCGTCTAATAATG ATTTTCTTGGATTCTAGCCATTCGGACGCCAGTACGGAAGATATCCAG aaagaTCTCTCTCCTATGATAATGCAATTGTCACTGGGAAATTTTGATGATGAAGCTAAGATATC CTATCTTGCTGTTGAAGCAAAAGTTACTGTTGTAGCACACGAGCACATGTTACCCAGAATTGAAGCAAGCAGTGGTCTTAGCTTTTGGTGTTACTCGGTAAGTGATAAAGTACTATCACTAGAACTTGACCCTGACCTGCTTGCATTTTGTGCTCGTTCTTGTTTATCAGAACAAACTGAAGGTTAG
- the LOC107841168 gene encoding uncharacterized protein LOC107841168 isoform X6, whose amino-acid sequence MPARTLDLLHMIMLCFLFQRFQARACEWLFSLEEVQWVVVESSNAARLIMIFLDSSHSDASTEDIQKDLSPMIMQLSLGNFDDEAKISWRK is encoded by the exons ATGCCCGCAAGGACTTTAGACCTTTTACATATGATTATGTTGTGTTTCTTGTTCCAAAG GTTTCAGGCTCGAGCTTGTGAATGGTTGTTTTCTTTAGAAGAAGTACAATGGGTAGTTGTTGAAAGCTCCAATGCTGCTCGTCTAATAATG ATTTTCTTGGATTCTAGCCATTCGGACGCCAGTACGGAAGATATCCAG aaagaTCTCTCTCCTATGATAATGCAATTGTCACTGGGAAATTTTGATGATGAAGCTAAGATATC GTGGAGAAAATGA